In the genome of Halobacteriovoraceae bacterium, one region contains:
- the hemC gene encoding hydroxymethylbilane synthase: MSKKYIIGTRGSLLALTQCGQVKVALERLTGEQFELKVIKTQGDEDTSKPLWQLDGKDFFTKELDMALLNGEVDLVVHSYKDLGSERPEGIKLAAVTKRSYAHDIMLVSQSAINKLADKETFIVGTSSPRRITNIESSFGEYIPAGEKLKIKTKMLRGNVNTRIQKLRDGEFDAIVLALAGIERLAITKESRQQLIPLLDGLNFMVLPQSTFPSAASQGALGIEILSTREDNGELLNKLKLIHHTETEECVSRERKLFNSYGGGCHLAVGINVRKISGEFLHIAKGEIERDGIKQNISENYLENRFEKNDLPKNSMAFIGMPAKREIDLCTTHHFLFDEMIKKDSIATEFTNKDHHVFLTTAHGINSLKEDFPYKSIWGAGTKTMKSLAKKGFWTNGCADGLGSEELKNLANSQTIQILTRSDDNTGWSVLTNSESISDLGQTVEVYERKILETDEDYNNHLKKCRAFYWTSYPQFEIYTDKFPEIKEYLHFCGLGKTFETFKKHNQKVTPISSIEHFKNWFDQAIS, encoded by the coding sequence TTGTCTAAAAAATATATTATAGGAACTAGGGGAAGTCTGCTCGCACTCACTCAGTGTGGGCAAGTTAAAGTTGCACTTGAGCGTTTAACAGGTGAGCAGTTTGAGTTAAAAGTCATTAAAACCCAAGGCGATGAAGACACATCAAAACCATTGTGGCAATTAGACGGAAAAGACTTTTTTACAAAAGAATTAGACATGGCCCTATTAAACGGAGAAGTTGATTTAGTTGTACATTCCTATAAGGACTTAGGAAGTGAGCGGCCCGAAGGTATAAAATTAGCAGCAGTAACAAAAAGAAGCTATGCTCATGATATTATGTTAGTTTCTCAGTCAGCAATAAATAAACTTGCAGACAAAGAGACATTTATAGTCGGAACAAGTTCTCCAAGACGTATTACAAATATTGAATCCTCTTTTGGTGAATATATTCCTGCTGGAGAAAAACTTAAAATAAAAACAAAAATGCTTCGAGGAAACGTAAATACACGAATTCAAAAACTCAGAGATGGAGAATTTGATGCTATCGTATTGGCCTTGGCCGGAATTGAAAGACTTGCAATTACTAAAGAATCAAGACAACAACTTATTCCATTACTCGATGGTCTAAATTTTATGGTGCTTCCCCAATCAACTTTTCCATCTGCTGCTTCACAAGGGGCCCTAGGGATAGAAATTCTCTCAACCAGAGAAGATAATGGAGAACTTTTAAATAAGCTTAAACTTATTCACCATACAGAAACAGAAGAATGTGTTTCGAGAGAGAGAAAATTGTTTAATAGCTATGGGGGTGGTTGCCATCTGGCCGTAGGTATAAATGTGAGAAAAATTAGCGGTGAATTTCTTCATATTGCGAAGGGTGAAATTGAAAGAGATGGAATAAAACAAAATATATCTGAAAATTATCTCGAAAATAGATTTGAAAAAAATGATCTACCAAAAAATTCTATGGCCTTCATAGGTATGCCTGCAAAAAGAGAAATTGATTTGTGCACTACTCACCATTTTCTTTTTGATGAAATGATTAAAAAGGATTCTATTGCTACTGAATTCACTAATAAGGATCATCATGTTTTTTTAACGACTGCACATGGAATAAATTCACTCAAAGAAGATTTTCCATATAAATCAATCTGGGGAGCAGGAACAAAAACAATGAAATCTTTAGCAAAAAAAGGTTTTTGGACAAACGGATGTGCAGATGGTCTTGGAAGTGAAGAACTTAAAAATCTAGCAAATTCACAAACTATACAGATCCTCACTCGATCTGATGATAATACCGGCTGGTCTGTTCTTACTAATTCTGAATCAATTTCTGATCTTGGACAGACTGTTGAAGTTTATGAAAGAAAAATTCTTGAAACCGATGAAGACTATAATAATCATTTAAAAAAATGCCGAGCTTTTTATTGGACGAGTTACCCACAGTTTGAAATTTACACAGATAAGTTTCCTGAAATCAAAGAATATCTTCACTTCTGTGGATTAGGTAAAACCTTTGAAACTTTTAAAAAACACAATCAAAAAGTGACACCCATATCTAGTATTGAACATTTTAAAAATTGGTTTGATCAAGCAATATCTTGA
- a CDS encoding glutamate-1-semialdehyde 2,1-aminomutase: MNKIPSDQNELFELSKMIVPGGVHSPVRSFKGLHTTPRFIEKAQGAYIFDTEGNSYIDFCMSFGPLILGHKDETVEEKLVDALKNGWSYGACEPYSLKLAGLIVEKIPFIDQIRFVNSGTEAVMTALRLARGVTNKSKILKFNGCYHGHVDSMLIKAGSGLAGSAEASSAGIPESIAKDTLILELGDVDGVRECFERNGNDIAAIIIEPLPANNGLLIQDVEFLEFLREITIANKSLLIFDEVISGFRLGFGGMAQTTGITPDIVTYGKVIGGGLPVGAVAAKKEIMSHLAPIGTVYQAGTLSANPLAMVGGLATLEKLDDEFYKNLEEKTQRLKEIFLDWLQNYKNGVFSHFEFISKSSLFWIVPKNNIRKVSDIPSNLTELFAPLFEELLTRGIYLSPNAYEVGFMSASHNDLVLDDLRKRLWS; encoded by the coding sequence ATGAACAAAATACCAAGTGACCAAAATGAATTATTTGAACTTTCTAAAATGATTGTACCAGGTGGAGTTCATTCACCAGTTCGATCCTTTAAAGGTTTACATACAACTCCACGATTTATTGAAAAGGCCCAAGGCGCTTACATTTTCGATACTGAAGGTAACTCCTATATCGATTTTTGTATGTCTTTTGGGCCCTTAATTCTAGGACATAAAGACGAAACAGTTGAAGAAAAACTTGTTGATGCTCTAAAAAACGGATGGAGTTATGGAGCGTGTGAACCCTATTCATTAAAGCTCGCAGGACTCATCGTTGAAAAAATTCCTTTTATTGATCAAATTCGTTTTGTTAATTCTGGAACTGAAGCAGTTATGACGGCCCTTAGACTCGCTAGAGGTGTTACAAATAAATCAAAAATATTAAAATTCAACGGCTGTTATCATGGACATGTTGACTCGATGTTAATTAAGGCAGGCTCAGGATTGGCCGGTAGTGCAGAGGCCTCCTCTGCTGGAATTCCTGAGAGTATTGCGAAAGATACACTCATTTTGGAACTTGGAGATGTAGATGGTGTCAGAGAATGTTTCGAACGAAACGGCAATGATATTGCCGCCATTATCATTGAGCCACTTCCGGCCAATAATGGACTACTTATTCAAGATGTAGAGTTTTTAGAATTTCTCAGAGAGATAACTATAGCAAATAAATCATTGTTGATCTTTGATGAAGTCATTTCAGGATTCAGACTAGGTTTTGGAGGGATGGCCCAAACAACGGGAATAACACCAGATATCGTTACTTATGGGAAAGTAATTGGAGGAGGACTTCCAGTGGGTGCAGTCGCTGCGAAAAAAGAGATCATGTCTCATCTAGCTCCAATTGGAACCGTTTACCAGGCCGGAACTCTAAGTGCAAACCCTCTTGCGATGGTTGGGGGGCTTGCGACTCTTGAAAAACTTGATGATGAATTTTACAAGAATTTAGAAGAAAAAACCCAACGTCTCAAAGAAATATTCTTAGATTGGCTTCAGAACTATAAAAATGGTGTGTTCTCTCATTTTGAGTTCATCAGTAAAAGTTCTCTGTTTTGGATTGTGCCAAAAAATAATATTAGAAAAGTAAGTGACATTCCCTCTAACCTCACGGAGTTATTTGCACCTCTATTTGAAGAACTCTTAACTCGGGGAATTTATCTATCTCCTAACGCATATGAAGTTGGATTTATGAGTGCCTCTCATAATGATTTGGTTTTAGATGATCTCAGAAAGAGATTATGGAGCTAA
- a CDS encoding HAMP domain-containing histidine kinase: protein MELNKQKIDTIQLLAIAWSFFLFLLGGWWIYLLFSLGDALKRLAEIDSSTFNYDRFTWMIKWEGGVFFAAILIISIALFYLIQQDRMRNKSIQKFFAAMTHELKTPLASVRLQAEVLEDTKDQEQTKKLINRLIDDTKNLETQLDKVLQLSRLELDGNFNLVKVEVNSLIELFHKRWAPEINVQMVHSDNKNLLLNVDEFALELIFRNLFENTKRYSQEKKCKIELKTDNNFNRIFYTDSGDFKGEKDQIGTLFYKHNSKKGSGIGLYLIDKLMSKMHGDMKIKNYSPFCVELIFPKSTGASL, encoded by the coding sequence ATGGAGCTAAACAAGCAAAAAATTGATACTATTCAACTTCTGGCCATTGCTTGGTCATTTTTTCTCTTCCTCCTGGGTGGATGGTGGATATATTTACTCTTTTCTTTGGGAGATGCACTTAAACGTTTAGCAGAAATCGACTCATCAACTTTCAATTACGATCGTTTTACCTGGATGATAAAATGGGAAGGGGGGGTTTTTTTCGCGGCCATCCTAATCATATCGATTGCTCTTTTTTATCTGATTCAACAGGACCGAATGCGTAATAAGTCTATCCAGAAGTTTTTTGCGGCCATGACCCATGAGCTTAAAACACCTCTGGCAAGTGTGAGGCTACAGGCCGAGGTTTTGGAGGATACAAAAGACCAGGAGCAAACTAAAAAGCTTATCAATCGTCTGATAGATGATACTAAAAATTTAGAAACTCAGCTCGATAAAGTCTTACAACTCTCACGATTAGAACTTGATGGAAATTTCAACCTTGTAAAAGTTGAAGTTAATAGTCTAATTGAATTATTTCATAAAAGATGGGCCCCTGAAATTAACGTTCAAATGGTGCATTCAGACAATAAGAATTTACTTCTTAATGTAGATGAATTTGCATTAGAGCTTATTTTTAGAAACCTTTTCGAAAATACTAAACGCTATTCTCAGGAAAAGAAATGTAAAATAGAATTAAAAACAGACAATAACTTCAACAGAATTTTCTACACAGATAGTGGTGATTTTAAAGGTGAAAAAGATCAAATTGGCACTCTTTTTTACAAACATAATTCAAAAAAAGGTTCAGGAATTGGGCTCTATCTTATAGATAAACTCATGTCAAAAATGCATGGTGATATGAAGATTAAAAATTATTCTCCCTTTTGTGTTGAACTCATTTTTCCAAAGTCCACAGGGGCCAGTTTATGA
- a CDS encoding response regulator transcription factor, whose translation MMMTKVLIVEDETNLGATLKEYLKTLEYDTFWADTVSNAKELFKSEDPNIVLMDIGLPDGNGLDLAREFRNQRKDFALLFLSALNDPQTKVEGLEIGAEDYITKPFALKELVLRLNKILGQQAQAYELPKELIFGPLKIWFKKYEVQDAHGEIIPLSQKECAILQLLYKEKGNVLSREEIIENIWSINDSYPSNRTVDNYIVKLRKWCETDEHKNLEIQSVRSIGYKLIIKEDE comes from the coding sequence ATGATGATGACCAAAGTTCTCATTGTAGAGGATGAAACAAATCTAGGAGCAACATTAAAAGAGTACTTGAAGACACTCGAGTACGATACCTTTTGGGCCGATACTGTTTCAAATGCCAAAGAATTATTTAAAAGTGAGGATCCAAATATTGTATTGATGGACATCGGACTGCCCGATGGGAATGGATTAGATCTTGCAAGAGAATTCAGAAATCAAAGAAAGGATTTTGCGTTATTATTTTTATCAGCACTTAATGATCCTCAAACTAAAGTTGAAGGGCTTGAAATTGGAGCTGAAGATTACATTACGAAACCTTTTGCCTTAAAAGAGTTAGTACTTAGGCTCAATAAAATTTTAGGCCAGCAAGCTCAGGCCTATGAATTGCCAAAAGAGCTCATTTTTGGGCCCTTAAAAATTTGGTTCAAGAAATATGAAGTTCAAGATGCCCATGGTGAAATTATACCTCTTTCACAAAAAGAGTGTGCTATTTTACAACTACTTTATAAAGAAAAAGGAAATGTCTTGTCTCGTGAAGAAATCATCGAAAACATTTGGTCTATTAACGATAGTTATCCATCAAATCGTACAGTTGATAATTATATTGTTAAATTGCGAAAATGGTGTGAGACAGATGAACATAAAAATCTTGAAATTCAAAGTGTAAGAAGTATTGGATATAAATTAATTATAAAAGAGGATGAGTAA
- a CDS encoding uroporphyrinogen decarboxylase has product MGLFEERLKNANGKTQIPVWFMRQAGRYHDHYQNIKKNSDFMTMCKNPELACEVTMGPIDEFDFDAAILFSDLLFPLEQLNLGLNYLQGPPRLSTHLQTMEDLKKIEVTENSGIFYKFQKTACELLRNRLPQNKTLLGFVGAPFTLYTYAVEGSHSGNLVSSKIGFDDGRFQSFMEVLIPELVQEMSLQAQGGADAICLFDTAVGELDLSQFKEFALPTIKNVSQQFKKLHPDKKIVYYSKHTHLDYLNAIEDKNIDVLGIDWRVNLSQALNELGDRYYIQGNIDPVTLHRDWIHIQKKLDDTWNQLQKENVNFSKWICGLGHGVLQHTPKENVKKAVEYIHNNFHY; this is encoded by the coding sequence ATGGGATTATTTGAAGAGAGATTAAAAAATGCAAATGGAAAAACTCAAATACCTGTGTGGTTTATGAGACAGGCCGGACGCTATCATGATCACTACCAGAACATTAAAAAAAATTCAGATTTTATGACGATGTGTAAAAATCCAGAACTTGCTTGTGAAGTGACAATGGGCCCAATTGATGAGTTCGATTTTGATGCTGCCATTTTGTTTTCAGATTTACTCTTTCCATTAGAACAATTAAATCTAGGTCTCAACTATTTACAAGGCCCACCAAGGCTGTCAACGCATCTTCAAACAATGGAAGATTTGAAAAAAATTGAAGTTACTGAAAATTCAGGAATATTTTATAAATTTCAAAAAACAGCTTGTGAGTTATTGAGAAATAGACTCCCACAAAATAAAACACTGCTTGGTTTTGTGGGTGCTCCCTTTACCCTTTATACTTACGCTGTTGAAGGGTCACATTCAGGAAACCTTGTGAGTTCAAAAATAGGATTTGACGATGGAAGATTTCAGTCTTTCATGGAAGTTCTCATCCCTGAACTCGTTCAGGAAATGTCTTTACAAGCACAAGGCGGGGCAGATGCAATCTGTTTATTTGATACAGCTGTAGGAGAACTAGATTTATCACAATTTAAAGAGTTTGCTCTTCCAACAATAAAAAATGTATCTCAACAATTCAAAAAACTCCATCCTGACAAGAAAATAGTTTATTATTCTAAGCATACTCATTTAGACTACTTAAATGCTATTGAAGATAAGAACATTGATGTACTAGGAATTGATTGGCGAGTAAATCTCTCTCAAGCGTTGAATGAACTTGGTGATCGCTATTATATACAGGGAAATATTGATCCTGTGACTCTTCACAGAGATTGGATACATATTCAGAAAAAACTAGATGATACCTGGAATCAACTTCAGAAAGAAAACGTGAATTTTTCAAAGTGGATTTGTGGTTTAGGACATGGAGTTCTTCAACATACTCCAAAAGAAAATGTAAAAAAAGCTGTTGAGTATATACATAATAACTTTCATTATTAA
- a CDS encoding radical SAM protein, which yields MDIKKELIESLSIVGRFSNYPLVSQWNNQADSHLWLKSIENEIKLENEFDLYLHIPFCETLCTFCGCNINVTKDHLLVEHFLSSIERETLFYSNLGRPQLKNLFLGGGTPNFLNPTELKILMNSLIKLGLYQDTQIHMELDPRFIDHDLSHFLMDYNVQNVSMGVQDFNQLVLTNVNRPQKFQQIKEALDLLREHNVKHINLDFIYGLPYQTPESLIHTMGRNWELKPDSVTLYPFFNVPWQTKGKNAFGEGKEFPAEQLVEMQLACHNTLRELSYELISFGHYVHKHSKRYQLYLNQQLSRTYMGHYPNRSEILIPLGPSAIGHTKDVLIQNTRAYPKYLSMLEHDNWPIERTHSRNEEEYNKSKLFEKLSCNITKTQSERLLLKKALSLL from the coding sequence ATGGATATAAAAAAAGAGCTTATAGAGTCACTCTCTATCGTCGGAAGATTTTCGAATTACCCCCTTGTGAGTCAGTGGAATAATCAAGCTGATTCACATCTGTGGTTAAAATCAATAGAAAATGAGATTAAACTTGAAAATGAGTTTGATCTCTATCTTCACATTCCATTTTGCGAGACACTTTGTACTTTTTGTGGCTGTAATATTAATGTAACCAAAGATCATCTTTTGGTTGAACATTTTTTATCTTCTATTGAGCGTGAAACTCTTTTTTATTCAAATTTGGGTAGACCTCAGCTTAAGAATCTTTTTTTAGGAGGAGGGACTCCAAATTTTCTAAATCCAACTGAACTTAAGATACTCATGAATTCATTGATTAAATTAGGATTGTATCAGGATACCCAAATCCACATGGAACTAGATCCTCGCTTTATTGATCATGATCTTTCTCATTTTCTAATGGACTACAATGTTCAGAATGTGTCCATGGGAGTGCAAGATTTTAATCAATTAGTGCTTACAAACGTTAATCGTCCTCAAAAATTTCAGCAAATAAAAGAGGCCCTAGATCTACTTAGAGAACATAATGTCAAACATATCAATCTAGATTTTATATATGGTCTCCCCTATCAAACTCCAGAGTCACTCATCCACACAATGGGCCGAAACTGGGAACTGAAACCAGACAGCGTCACACTCTACCCTTTTTTCAATGTACCCTGGCAGACTAAGGGGAAAAACGCATTTGGTGAGGGTAAAGAATTTCCAGCTGAGCAATTAGTAGAAATGCAACTGGCCTGTCACAATACGTTGAGAGAGCTTAGCTATGAGCTCATTAGCTTTGGCCATTATGTGCATAAACATTCAAAAAGATATCAACTTTATTTAAATCAACAGTTATCAAGAACCTATATGGGACATTACCCAAATCGCTCAGAGATTCTGATTCCTCTTGGGCCTTCGGCCATTGGACACACAAAAGATGTACTCATTCAAAATACAAGGGCCTACCCAAAATATTTGTCCATGCTTGAACATGATAACTGGCCAATTGAAAGAACTCACTCTCGAAACGAAGAAGAATACAATAAAAGTAAATTATTTGAAAAATTAAGCTGCAATATCACAAAAACTCAATCAGAGCGTCTCCTGCTTAAGAAAGCTTTATCTCTCTTGTAG
- a CDS encoding transposase: MGGAKFVWNAKCDEDRYLRKFARKHLSIGTYPKPDQQYSQYKDDVLSPFLKDVPSQILRNSVSNWYASYQQFFKIPERGRPKRKKHGRGMTIHLTRELFRVDNTSEGLKLFIGTQRNNIGYLAVNWHDKKWLQYGLPNSLRIKKLPSGEFTVSFCYGKEEKKNAEKSDRKEWLEYIQKNKTQDELESEIVGIDRGVKIAVATDEKDLHFKDHALSGLKRYQNRIKRQQEMFARQKQKDSKRRQKRKLKIAKLHKKVANIRENSIHHITRELVDLEDKKIYILEALLTKNQTKSAKGTKKKPGKRVKQKSGLNREILNVAWHKIETQLKYKGRRKGKVVFKINPAYTSQECANCGHTHSDNRLSQSEFKCVSCGHMDNADRNAAKVIKKRAVKLLLNSGTELSDKGVLRPKSDSGRGAKIRPDAGKPKRAQVSSRQKRKRVAA, from the coding sequence ATGGGGGGCGCAAAATTTGTTTGGAATGCAAAATGCGATGAGGACCGCTACCTTAGGAAATTTGCGAGAAAACATCTCTCAATTGGTACCTATCCAAAACCTGATCAACAATATTCACAGTACAAAGACGATGTTTTATCACCTTTTTTAAAAGATGTTCCCTCACAGATACTTAGAAACTCAGTTTCAAATTGGTATGCTTCATATCAACAGTTTTTTAAAATCCCCGAAAGAGGAAGACCTAAGCGAAAAAAACATGGTAGAGGAATGACGATTCACTTAACTCGTGAACTATTTAGAGTTGATAACACATCAGAGGGGCTAAAATTATTTATCGGAACTCAGAGGAATAACATAGGTTATTTGGCGGTGAATTGGCACGATAAAAAGTGGCTCCAGTACGGCCTTCCAAATTCCCTTAGAATTAAAAAACTTCCATCAGGAGAATTTACAGTTTCCTTTTGTTATGGAAAAGAAGAAAAGAAAAACGCTGAGAAGTCAGATAGAAAAGAGTGGCTTGAGTATATCCAAAAAAATAAAACACAAGACGAGTTAGAGTCTGAAATTGTTGGGATAGATCGTGGTGTTAAAATCGCCGTTGCTACGGACGAAAAGGACCTTCATTTTAAAGACCATGCTCTTAGTGGTTTAAAAAGATATCAAAATCGAATTAAACGTCAGCAAGAAATGTTTGCAAGACAAAAACAAAAAGATTCAAAGCGTCGTCAAAAGAGAAAATTAAAAATAGCAAAACTTCATAAAAAAGTGGCGAACATTCGAGAAAACTCAATTCATCACATCACAAGAGAACTTGTGGATTTGGAGGATAAAAAAATTTATATTCTCGAAGCACTTCTGACTAAAAATCAAACCAAAAGTGCAAAAGGTACAAAAAAGAAACCAGGAAAGAGGGTTAAGCAAAAATCAGGTTTAAATCGAGAAATTTTAAACGTTGCCTGGCATAAAATCGAAACCCAGTTAAAATACAAGGGCCGAAGAAAAGGAAAAGTTGTTTTCAAAATAAATCCAGCATATACATCACAAGAGTGTGCCAACTGCGGCCACACTCACTCGGACAACAGATTGTCCCAGAGCGAATTCAAGTGTGTATCGTGCGGTCATATGGATAACGCTGACAGAAATGCAGCAAAAGTCATCAAAAAAAGAGCAGTAAAATTGTTACTTAACTCTGGAACGGAGTTGTCTGACAAAGGTGTTTTGCGCCCAAAATCAGATAGTGGACGAGGAGCCAAAATAAGACCGGATGCGGGGAAACCTAAAAGGGCACAGGTGTCGAGTCGTCAAAAAAGAAAACGAGTTGCGGCTTAG
- the tnpA gene encoding IS200/IS605 family transposase: protein MSDYPWRTGRKCVFKNYVHLVLIPKYRKKIFNNDMLNRCEELIKETCEQMSCELIEFNGEDDHIHVMVNIHPKWAISNFVGKIKGKTSYFMRKEFWSSVKNKLWGDHFWSPSYCVVSVGGAPIDIVRKYIENQRIPVEEKHAKKSKSMKS from the coding sequence ATGAGCGATTACCCATGGAGAACTGGAAGAAAATGTGTTTTTAAGAATTATGTTCATCTAGTCTTAATTCCAAAATATAGAAAAAAGATTTTTAATAATGATATGTTAAACAGGTGCGAAGAATTAATAAAAGAGACTTGCGAACAGATGAGTTGTGAACTAATCGAATTTAATGGCGAAGATGACCATATCCACGTAATGGTCAATATCCATCCCAAATGGGCAATATCCAATTTTGTTGGAAAAATTAAGGGAAAAACATCTTATTTTATGAGGAAAGAATTTTGGTCTTCTGTAAAAAATAAATTATGGGGAGATCATTTTTGGAGTCCAAGTTATTGTGTTGTTTCTGTTGGTGGAGCGCCTATTGATATTGTTAGAAAATATATAGAAAATCAAAGAATACCAGTAGAAGAAAAACACGCAAAAAAATCTAAATCAATGAAGTCGTAA
- a CDS encoding CpaF family protein, with product MEIDVKNPIWELLNNLADKKGITEIIINGPRYIFVERNGKFTRLETSINSKAIDEFSQSVAHLNQKVLNADYPLLDGFLPDGSRINIVLGSLTRGITAITIRKHISVLRSFDDNPQVFELGPKWVTFIKSLISSKMNIMISGGTSSGKTTFLNLILREVSQHERIVCIEDTFELTLNYPNCVKMETKGANINSSQSVSMRDLVKNSLRMRPDRIVIGETRGPELFDLFQAMNTGHEGCLSTIHANSTADCFTRIETLLMMAGLNIPIVAIRRQIASALDFIIHLKSEKGTGRVLAEIREITGVQGDVITSQLICERGDEKLFHTGVIPQRMPKICENSDLELDFFNTPLREVS from the coding sequence ATGGAAATCGATGTTAAAAATCCTATATGGGAACTTCTCAATAATTTGGCGGATAAGAAGGGAATTACGGAAATAATTATAAATGGCCCACGTTATATTTTCGTGGAAAGAAACGGTAAGTTCACAAGGTTAGAAACAAGTATTAATTCAAAAGCAATTGATGAGTTTTCACAGTCCGTGGCCCATCTAAATCAAAAAGTTTTAAATGCAGATTATCCCTTGTTAGATGGTTTTCTACCAGATGGTAGTCGAATAAATATTGTTCTAGGATCCCTTACAAGAGGAATAACGGCCATCACGATAAGAAAACATATTAGTGTGTTAAGAAGTTTTGATGATAATCCTCAAGTATTTGAACTAGGGCCAAAATGGGTAACATTTATCAAGTCACTAATTAGCTCAAAAATGAATATTATGATATCTGGAGGGACAAGTTCGGGAAAGACTACCTTTCTAAACTTGATTCTGAGAGAAGTATCTCAACATGAACGAATTGTTTGTATTGAAGATACTTTTGAATTAACTCTCAACTACCCCAACTGCGTAAAAATGGAAACCAAAGGTGCCAATATTAATTCCTCTCAGAGTGTTTCAATGAGAGATTTAGTTAAAAACTCATTAAGGATGAGACCTGATCGTATTGTAATAGGGGAAACACGAGGGCCAGAACTGTTTGATCTTTTTCAAGCAATGAATACTGGACATGAAGGATGTTTAAGTACCATCCATGCAAATTCAACTGCAGATTGTTTCACACGAATTGAAACTCTTTTAATGATGGCCGGTCTCAACATTCCAATCGTGGCCATTAGAAGACAAATCGCATCGGCACTTGATTTTATCATTCATTTAAAAAGTGAAAAAGGAACAGGACGAGTTCTTGCAGAAATTAGAGAAATAACTGGTGTTCAAGGAGATGTCATTACTTCACAGTTGATTTGTGAAAGAGGTGATGAGAAATTATTTCACACGGGTGTGATCCCTCAAAGAATGCCAAAAATATGTGAGAATTCGGATCTAGAATTAGATTTTTTTAACACCCCCTTGAGAGAGGTTTCTTGA